A window of Amaranthus tricolor cultivar Red isolate AtriRed21 chromosome 8, ASM2621246v1, whole genome shotgun sequence genomic DNA:
tctttaattttttacCAAAGTAATATCGAACGGACCTTTAACTTTTGCATCatatcacaaaagaaaaaataactttttactTGAAAATAACTTCTTCAGGAAATAAAAAATGtcaaccattttttttaatataacacaTGATTCatgaataatgaaaagttaGTCGGAGCGAATATAATTGTCTTTTTACCGTCTATGTCACGAGAAATTGACGTgattatttgaataaaattcTTATGAGTTATGCTGTAATTTTCAAAGTTAAGATGACTTTTAAATCTCAAAAATCATGTATAAAAGTTGATAACTTTAATCATTTATACTTGTTTAGaactaatatttttataatttataacctTTAAAATGGTCGGTGAAGTCttctttttccaaaaaaaaattaatttttttaagaaaaaatattgtGTTGTGTTATGaaacatatttatatatgttttgagTGATTTCTCACAAgtcataattttttctaattattgaTGGTtggtaaaaaatttaaaaacaataatttttgaGGTAGTACATTTGTTACCAACAAATGTGTCTCAATAGTTATAAAGTAGGGTTAAATAGACAATTAAAAGTTTGAGgtctttaaaagaaaaaaaaaaaacattttaattttctaaatctCATGGGTGATTTGTTGAGGGGAACGAAAGGCTTTGACTAAGAACCGAGTTAACCATCCTTTCATTCTAAGGAGGTGTGACTAATTACGAGTCGTTACGACTATGACTGTCACCCATTTGGGAAGCCACTTTAGTCCATGTGTAAGTGAGTATGGGAATCCCAACTATATTTACGATGAAAGTGGATCAGAATGGCATGCGGGTCGACAAGTCACGACCCACCTAAGACACGACATGACATTGTTCATCGAAGGACTAGGCAAGGTACAATTTGGCACGAGGCACGATAGACACTACATAAAGACGAACTAGCCAGTACAAATTCATAATTAGACCTTATTTTTCGGTGTCCAAGCACAGGCACGACATAACATTGTTCAAAGTAGACTTGGCACGAGGCACGGCATGTGTATGACCCAACACAACATGATTTCTATGGTTAAGGATATCCTTACACTAATGTTAGGCTACAAGGAATTACCTTAACTACAACACATTACAACACCTTATAAGAGGTGTACCCCCTCACATCCAAAGCAAAAGAATAAAGGAGTTTAGGATTGCCAATTATGTATTGCTACTATGGTGGGCTTTGAAGCAGAAAGAACCAATCTAAAACAAAAATTCTTTATCATAACATGATAATTCTttcaaatagaaaaaaaaaattctttatcaaAACATGACATTTCTTTAAATAGAGCATTACAGATTAAGAGAAGGGTGATGCATATTTTACATCCCTTTTCAACACTAACTTGTCCTAGAACAAAACCCTAACACAGTAAGAAGTTGCTCTGCACTAAAACCCACAGACCAGGAAAATGTCGTTCGACATTTACCAATAAAGATCATGGAGATTTCGTCTTACTCTTCTTTTTCCGAGAAGCAAAGCTACTTGAACCAATTTCTATCGACATCCTTTTTGTCCTGCAAGGCAATGTATGCACCAATAAAAACCAAGAATTTGTACCAAAACAAAGTACCAAAACATACCTGCTTGAAAGTTCAGCAGACGCCTCTTCATCTTCTATGCCTAAGAAATGGAATAAAAATAGCATGTATTATTTTCTACGTTATCTCCAAGTCCGAAATGAGTTGTAGTCACTTTCAACAATTGTTCATAAAATATGCAAAAGTCTTGAAGTTGAGTTTCTTTTGATGATCACCGATAAAGTTCACTATAAGGTTAATGCAAGGACTTTAGAGGCTGTTAAAAAGCCTCGAATGACTAGCATGTTAAAAAGCCTCGAATGACTAGCATGAGATTTGAAGAAGCGATATATGTATAAAAGCAACGAAAGGAAACGACTTTTCGAAGAAAAATCCGTTTTATGTATCTATCTCTTAAGATAATAGCAGTCCAGCTTAATATAAGCAGATGTTGCACTATGAAAGTTGCATCAGTTCCTAAGTATATTCATCAAGATCGGGAGAATTCTATAGCCACAGAAACACAGCTTGTCCTTCTTCCGCGATTGGCCCAAAATACCACACTATGAGTTCCAAAATTCCCTCATATTTTTATGTCATCTccattcaaataattttttatgggtcttgatatattaattatatgattTAGTTTTGCCAAATAAGCCCAAAAAGAAACTCATTTCAATGTCATCTTCATTTGAAATAAATTGCAAAAGTTCACTCAAGTAagctaaaattaatattaaatttcaaACTTACAGAGAATCAGacgaaacaaataaaaatcaagTGTCAGTTCTAGTTCTAGCTTTAGTTCTAGTTCCAATTGCATCAGTAAAATTGAGGTGAACATTTAAATCAAGACCTTTACAAAATCATGATCATGACTAGTTGATTACCTGATGAGATGTTAATTAATACTCACTTTCCTATGTATGAAGACAACTCCATACAACTTCTATAATTGTCTTTATATTTCTCAAAGTCTAACTTCTTCACTTGAGCATGGTCCAAAACCGTATGGACCGTCTATCCCAGTTTATGGCTCAAATTATGTTCTAGTATTGTGATTtgtatcatatatatacattaaccGAAAACATTACAATAGAGTTCAAGTTGGTGACGTGTCAAAGTCCACAGAAGGTTCAACACAAGATGGGAACTTGAATGTTCAAATAAGACCTTTGATCCCAAGAAGAGAGAGGGCTTTTAGGCAGCATTTCCTAGAAATTGACAAAAAGTGAGTAGAACAATAGTACTACCtccattctttttctttttttgtatgTCCCTTCTTGTTTGTCCCTATTGCTATTATTTGCCATAAGATTTTTTCTTACCCACTCCAAAACCAATTAAACCCACTGATTCCCACTATTTAAATCACAAATCCTGGTTTAATATTTCACTCTCCTTGGACATTAACCCACCACATGAAAATAACTAAACCAATACCTTTGTTGTGGATTGCACACACAGGTTTAAAGGCCACATAGTTCTTAACTGTAAAGCACATGGTGACAGCAAATAGTTGATAGTGAGTAACATTAACTGAAACATGATAGTTTGTTTGTTCAAACAAGTAAAATGATAGATAGGGAAATAAACATccaattatttgttttaataataCAATAAATTTGGTGCTACAAATGTTTTTTCAGTAATTTGAGAGCTTGATCCCCTATCACACAGCCCCCCACCCTCGTACATCGTCTGATTCGGAAAAACATCCCACTGGAACCATGCCCTCTCCTTGTTAAACCACTTTCTTCCCTAAAAAACCACCTCCTAAATCTTCTCCCTTGAAAACAACACAACTAGCCACAAAAAGCGTCTCTCGAGCCTCACGGAAAACGTTTTTCCAGCGAAGAAACACAGGGGAGTGAGAGAAAGAACAACGGCTGCTATGAGGAAGGCAGAAATGTTTTTAAGAGATGGAAAAGGTTTTCAGAGGTCAAGGGAATGTCACAATTTGAAGGGTGGAATATGGACGACGGTCAGCAAGAAGAGAgtgaaaaaaaaagggaaaattaaTGATTGTTATAGGAAAGGGGACATTTGGTGACTCGTACATGATGTGGTTTTTTCAACTGGGGTGGTTTTAGAAGGGTCTGACCACGTGGGTATAGGAAGGTGGCAGCCGCCTAATAATTCTTAATTGGTCACAACATTAATTTTAGGAGCAGCTCACAGAAGAGCAAAAGGGTCCTAAAACCTAGGCGCAATGCAAAGGCATGTGCTTTGTAGGCGAGACGTACATTTTTGCTCAAACAATTCCAAAGTAATATACCCAGGTTGCAGCTAGGCCATTTTCTTATAGGTTCACAGAAAAAACCATTTGCTTAGTCACATAAGAATAAAGCATGTTAACAAATTAAGTACACAGAACTAGGCCATTTTCATAAACTGCAGCTAGTATAACCAGTTATGCCTAAATTGCAGCACATATATAGACAAATACATCCAAAAACATCCAAAATTTATCGTCGTTTCAACATGGAAGGTTATCAACAGCAAATGTAATATACCTGCCCTGTCATCTTCATCATGGTGATCACCTGATTCTGAATCAGAACCCCACCTATCTCGTCCATCATCAAAGTCCCAACGCTCTCCCACAGGAGGCATCCAGAAATCATTTTCCTCAGAATCACTATTACATGGTGAGTCCCTCATCTCAGATATAATCTCTTCcttgttttttccattttccttctttttcttcttcttcttctccttcttacTTTTCTTCTTTGTGCCATTTTCCTTTCCTTCTAAATCATCTTTCCCCTTCACTTCATCCTTCTTTTCTACTTCTCCATCACCAGGCAATTCACCATTCTCCATTTGCTCTATTCACATCAAAAATGGcacaaaattcatttaaaaattacatgAATACATGACCAGAACACTAGTATGTAACTAAAAGATTGAAACTTTATAACACTAATAAAATTATCACATTCAAATCACAAAATAGGTCATCaaaaacacaaaccaagtttattgAAGAACCGCTTTCCACTAATATGCTTCCAAATATGCTCTTCAGATTTGTTAATAGTATCACCcgttaatttacaaattaactTAGACCTGTTACATATAATTTCACATTCACTCAGAATAGATACATCCCAAATATCAAATTCTATTCAAAATTAGGTTCAAAATTCCAAACAAAGAATCACCcacaattcaaattcaaaaaattcaaaaaacccATTGATTAGAATCTAATGAAGGAGCAAACAgcccaaaaaaaacttaaaaacagaataaaaaatcaaaaagaagaGAAAACCTATTGAGAGGATCTTGCTTAAACATATTGAGAGGAGGTTTGCTATTGGCAAGAGCAAAGTCTATAAGACCAATACGACATCGTTTGCTCTGAGAATAAGAGTCTTTAGCGTGTTCTGGCAACTCATGGCCGGTCTCGACGCATTTGAATCTACCATTTTCGAGTTGCTGGAAAGATGGAGCTCCCAGCAAATTGCTGCCTTCCTTCACGGTACCATCATTGTTCGGCTGTTTCTCCTCTGTAGTACTGGTCGTGGTCGCCATTGAAATTCGCAGCTAGCTTTGTTTCTCCTCTTAGTCTTAGGTTTACGCTCTCAAAGGCTCGCACAGCGCACTGCAGTTAATTTGTAAACGGCcgtaattttgttaaaagaggTAAGAATTTTTTATACCGTTGGAGTATTAGTAAAAATTGTCCGCAGAATAATTTCACTttcattatttctaaataatccaatctttataCATTATTTACTGGCAGTATTTTCCTTTTACATTTTAATCGGCTACTATAAGTGTATATTAGTCGTTACGCTCATTTCTTCTTCTCCCTTATGCTTCTTTTCGTTGGTCTTACTTGGTGGTACATACCTATAATAGCcggttaaaatgtaaaaaagtgTTGTCAACAAATTAttacaaaggttgaattatttagaaataatcaatagttgagATCATTTGCAGCAGATGgacaataggtgggattattctgAAAAAATTTTACTATAATAAAGTAAAGTACGTATTtaaaaatgagagaaaatatCAAGGGTATAATATgagaaaaaataatagaaaaaaataagaaaaagtgaTGTGAtcatatccaaaaataaaattaaaataaatgtattGAAATGGACTAAAATAAAGAATATGACAAACTAAATGAAAcacaaaagtataataatattagtcaattgataaaaatattaaaatatagcaGATAATTTTATACTAATTGTTGTGAAAGACGGTTTTTTCTCTAGGGTTTTAGAATGTCttaagtaggcatttaggaTATGTCAAGTAGAGGTTCACAGTATCTCTAATAGGTGTTTTAAACATGTTGAAGTTGTCAAGTAGATGTTATGTGTTTTAGGTGTCTAGGTTATTTGTTGTAAGGGTTAGGTTATATGTTGTAGGTGTTCAGGTTATTTATTGTAGGTGTTTTTGTTTTGTGTTGTGAGGATTTTTGTTATGTGATGTATGTGTTTATGTTAGTTATTGTAGTTATTTATGTTATGTGATGTAGGAGTTTATGTTATGTGCTATTGTAGGTGTTTAAGTTATTTGATGTTGGAGTTCATGTTATGTGTTGTGGGTATTTATATGTCTACTTCAGCATATAAAATaccttttaaaattatagtagGTGTTTTAGTGAAATCTGAGTGCGTGGTAGGtgctttttttaatgaattaggCTGGACTTTTAAGAGCCATTTTCAAAAAGACGCCCTCTCAATAAACTTAGTGATAGTTTGATATTAGACATCTATAAAGTAATATGCTTGTTGTTAATAACAATGTTTGATCCTAAGAACTAGAGATTGGAGATTACTTATTAGTTCTCCTTGCCATTAGTCCAACTAAATAGTTGCTTATAAAGGGAGAAATATGTTGTCCTCTTTCTACAAGCAAATAGTTTAAATATAGACTTATTAAAACAATCCATCAGATTAATTTTGAATTGACAAGGTTTGACTTAATGAgtcataatatattattagttattctTAGAGGTACAAAATAGCTAaaattatcatataatttttttcgttaaaaatattgaaaaataatagtCTTTATTAAATTAggtcaaaaatatattttaaagtataattaTGCAATATTGACTCAAATATAAAAGTTGCTGTAAAAATATttggttgaaaattttaatgtaaaagttaagaaatcaaaataaaaaaaaaaaaaaagaattgaatTGAGTTGAGACAAATTTCTAAATCGAGTCAAATTTTAACATATCTAACAAATACCTACCATCTCGCACGTAACTTTTTCTATTTGATTGTCCAatacaaatttatttaaaattatgaagGATGATCACATGGAatcaaaataagtttaaaattaagttGTGTCTTAGTTTAAacatttacttacaaaattcTAATCGCGTGCCTAAAGTAATATATTTAGTGCGTTTCTTGTTAACCaggtattcaaaataaaataaaataaatatttgctCCTTCAATAAGTTACTCTCTCCCTCTATACGCATGCTGAGGTGAATGTGTGGTAATACTATAatggataggataagaaaccaGAAGTTCAAGGAGAAGTTAGGGGTCACACCTCTCTCTGCAAAGATGCAGGAGAACAGGttaagatggtttgggcatgtgcagagaaagacatatgacgccccagtaagaaggatcgaatgcatTATAGTAGAGGATAAGAGAAgacgaggaagacctaggagaacgtgggaggaaaAGATTAAAAGTCACATgcatgaacttcacctctccaaggacctgaccagggatagggATATTTGGCGGCGCCTTCTCTACGTCTTAGATTGTTAAACCCATCCTTTTTACTCATCGTTTGCTATTATTCATTGTCTTTAATTATTGTTCTTtacctccttctttacttttatctttatttttaattatttgtacgtattcttTTATTCTATTAGTAAGTTgtaggtttctctctctttgaagacctttctcgagccgagggactctttgatcgcactctcctctatgggtatgagtttcCGTCTTTCTTCCTTCtccagaccctgaccatagttttctatgagcgagacACACTGGgcatgatgatgataatattcTCATAAGAAATGTTTCATAAGAAATGTTtacgaaaattaaaaaaattaaatcttttaGATGCTCAGgagatattattttttattttattgaataataaagttacaaaagaaaaagtaaaatcataagaaaaaaaatatataacataaaattaatgaaaataaaataacctctacaaacattaaaaagtattaaaacaaaattagtgaGAAACATTTATTTCCATAAACATTATAAAGCTgttaaaataaaggaaaacatAAGCattgaaaacaattaaaattagaGTGATTAAAACTAATTATGACCAAAGTAAACAAAaagattatttaaaaaattgcgAATAAAACTgactaaaatataaatgaaaacatCAAATAATAAGAACGAAGTGAATATATATCAACTAATACCTATGGATGATTTCGATTTTCCTCAATAAGATTTCAAAGTTTACACAGGTAGCACTTAGTCAATACTCAAATGGTTTTCATAAGATATGAAAATATGAAGCACACTTAACTTGTGCTCGCCTGCTTAGCCAGGCCACGGTTGCTACATTTAGTTTAACGTTTATCTGCAGACGAAGAAGCTGATGAACAGGGAAAGCAGGATATGTAAGTCATACAGTATACTGTACACTCTTGATGGTTGACGGCGAACAAAGTTGATAGACAAGTTTGGCAGCAAGATTTGCATAGTACAGCCGGGATTTCTTCAAGAGATCAAGTCGGAGCATAATTTTCGAGGCTGCTATTTGGCTTAACAAGGCCCTGCAGCTTCCACCCTCCAACTCCCGCCTGCTCAAAAGCCTGCAAGGAGCATGTTTCTTCAAATTCGAAAATATATAGCATGGATTATACTCCTATTCATCGAATGTGTCGCATTTtacttttcaccattttttaggtggtcaaatgTGACCACAGGTGAAAGAGAAAAGTGTAgtgtttttaagttttgatAGAGGTAAAGTGGGATTAATAAGTGTAAAGGCGTGAAAAGGTTAAGTTTAATAAGGATAAATTGGTAAAGTtaacataccaaaaatagaattaagacATTTAAGATGACTTGACCCAATAAAGAAATGGGAcacttaaggtgaataggagggagtaaaacAGAAGGATCTAGACCCATAATACCCCAGAAAACTGACTCATTGAAACAATAATGAATGTTTTATTCACTTATATAATGAGTTTACGACTGTTGAGCCAAGAATAAAAACTCACAAGTTTCGCCCTTGCTTATTACTCCTTTGTCCCCCTCAATTTGCTGCAATTAGCTTTTCGTTTAATAAATCTAGCTTGTGGGTAAGAGAATAAGACAAAAGACAAGTGGAATGAAGAAATGTGTGGAAGAGATGAAGAGAAAGATAACTTGTGGATGAAATTAGGAGGAAAAATGTGAGTTTATGTTCATAATAGAAATCTCGCAAACGCATTGAGACAACCATAAGTGAAAAATGTGAAAATTGAGACAACCATTAATATCAATTGCTTACGTATTCTTCGCTATCTGTTCATGTACTTTCTTATTAATTCTATTCTATTGCCAACTCAACCATTCTTATTGTTTCTCAAAGCAGTCTTACCATCACATTTAAGCATTCAAGAAACATAATCATATGCACAAAAAAAccgaaagaaaaataaaagtgaatCTACCTCTTCCCAGGATTTCCCAGTTGCTTCAAGCAGAGCAGCATTACATGTCTTCAATTCAACAACTGAACCAGTAAATGTGGAGGCTGCTTCCTCCCAGCCTTTGTTATGTCCCATACACCTGTAAAATTTATGTCTTCAATTCTAGGATTAGGATTATATATTACGAGTTATGACAGATGACAGGAAGGAGATTCATCATTTCTTAGATGATGCCCCAAAGGTAGGCTGGTTAGCATGAAAAcactttctatttttaacacATTCTCTTGGAGGTTGATAGAGCTAATTAGCAAAGAAGGACATACTACTACAAAGATATCATCACCAAAACATGAAACATACTTGAAGCTTCTTCCAAAATGGTGGGTTTTCCTAAAATTATTTGTGAAAGTTTTTtctgaaattatgaatttagtTGACAACAATGTGTACAGTGATGAGTGACCTAATGGGTGAAAACTGTTACTTAAATTGTTTTAATGTGCCAGACATGGACACTAACATTTCATCATGGAATAGTCTTAGCACTTCGGCTCATATTTGTTGGAGATTCAATATCAGAGCATGAAGTAGACATATTAGACATGTTTCTTTTCAGATAGATCCGACCATGGACACTCATTTCAAAACTTTTAGACTATGTGACTGACACTTCATCTGATTAACTGGGCCTCTTCTGTCCACCTCTATAAATCAAAATTACAGATTTCCAACAGCATATTTAAACAGaattactaatgcagaaaaagttgaattcataaataatatttcttccCCAAATGCTGcagaaccgcaacatttaataCCCTATATTCAATTATATGCAATGAAAAAAAAGATGTCAAATGGCCGTCAACCAAAGATTTATATATGTGGTATTACAGAATAAAAACCATGAGAAAAATACTCAAAAGTTAACTCACATAACTGTAAGAATGTCATCTGAGGAGAATTTACAGATCATTTGTTGGAGATGCTCAGCAGTCTGGCCATCCATAGCAGCAACTGAGTAAAAACTTGGAATGAAGTGTACTGCCGCCTGTAAGAATCCCTTAACTCGTTCTTGCATAACTGAGAGTGTCTCCCTTGTCCTCCTTGCATCACTGCCAGAAAAGAAAAGttctatcaaaaaaaaaaactgaaatgcTTTTTGAGCAGATGAACCATCATCACTCTGTGACATTGAAGGCATATCAAACCTGCATAAGATCAGCTGAGGAACCCAACCCATGTTTTGTAGCTTGAATGAGACATCAGCAGCATCAGCACGACCAGTTTTACTCAGAGGCCGATCATGATCTAACAAATCAGGATAAACAAGCTGGATTTAGGAACATAAGTGACATTGACTAATAGACATACAGCTCTAACTGTTGTGTGCAAAATCAAGTGCAGTAAGTTCCAAAGGTCTATTACCAGgtagtttttatttaattacagGCTCAAGTCTGTAATATTTAACAGTGGGTTGTATACAATGTCTGAGCAAGCAGATGGAACATACTCAAACAAACATGTCAATTAGCTGACAACAAAACAAGAAGTCTACAAATGCCAAAAAAGTTGATTCAATTTTAATAGTTAACAAACAGCACAATTACTATCAACTACCAAGCTAAACTGTACCTAATCATAAAAGTTAGGCATTGTGACCTTAAGAAAATGTTCAAAAGATGCAAGGCATAATAAGATGATAGGTTGTAGATGCAAATGAAAACAATCAATTGCAAAGGAAACCCCATTACAGCGTTATAATTGAGATAAAAGTTTCTAACAGAAACAGGCTGCATACGCAAGAGAAAACCACCAATTCCTCGCTAGGCACAAAATGCGATCGAAGTATTGTACCTTGAACTTCTATTTGACATGCACACCTTTTTAACACAACTTAAGATCAAAACACCATTGAGGGCTCTTTTGGGGGTGGGCCGGTGGAAACCCCCatcgaattttattttttttcaataaggTTGTGATTCTGGTAGGTAGTGATTCTGGTAACAGTCACCTAGGTGGGAGCGACTTAATAGTATCgaagtaatgaaatgttgttgttgGTTACCTAGAGCTATAGAAAAATAAGGTGATAAAGTAAGCATGAAAAGCATTGCGCCTTTGAGAGAAGAACAAAAGGACCGAGTATGCCATAGTTTAGCATCATTAATTCATTGTGTCACATCCATGTTTAATCATTCAATACATGATTTCAATGTAATTTGTGCATATATCATTAAACTATCACCTCTAAGTTGTATCCGCTGTCATGTAGTAGAACTGAATAAAGCAATACTGAGGGATATCTATATATTTCCAAACTTTGGCAAAAGCACATGTTAAAGCCTTTTTTCCTCCTTCAAAAAGGCTTTTTATTGTGAAGAGAATTATAGAGAGAGGCAAGCGGAAGATAAGGAGCATTATAATCACCTCGTAAAGAATACTTATTCCATGAGCTCTCTGCATGACGCAATAGAATCAGTCGACGAGTAACAGATGCCGAGGGGGTCTTATCCAGAGCAGATCCTTCAGCATTGTCAATAGTAAGAGACAAATAAGGCATGTGTTTTGCTTTTTTATGGATAATAGGACCAGGAACGAGCGAAGCCGAGAAAGTAGGACATAAGGAGGATCTTAGAAGCATGCAGCTGAATGCAGCATCCATAGTGGCTTCAAGGCTTGGCTTATACCCACATAATCCTCCTTACTGTCTGATAATTGAAGGCACTGAGTACACCAAGCTTGATACTCAAACTGCTAGAAAACAGGCAGAAAGTAAATCAACAAAGTTGTACTGAATTTGATAATAAATTGGGTTGAATCATACTTGACATCCAGAGTTGAGAACCAGCTATGATCACAGATGCAGAGAAAGCAATTACTTTAAATAAGCCAAAGGGAAACACTCCCATTTGGCCATGCCAGATATGCTACTATCCCGTTCCATCATCCACACCAATTTTAATTGACAAGTTAATTACTTGTTAAAGATCAAGTTACTAAATAGGAATTCCCCCACCCCCATCACAAAGGATCAAAGGATAGTAACATCACACAGTGAAGTTTTAGCTTGttactttttatgtatttataattataataaaactacAGCAAGATAAATGCATGTGTTTCTGAGAGGTATAGATGATGTTATGTCATGTAAAAACACATACACAAATCAAAATGGACCCCGCAGCATAGAAACAAAGCAAACAACTCTTATAGAAAGTGACTAAAGTCTATATCCATTACGGTTATACCCACCTCATCCGCCCTCCATACCTGCATTATATGCACCCTTTACCATATTATCCATCATCAGTAAACTAacatttaaaattcatattttagAGAAgctataatatatctatatctataattaaaaaaaatacttttagtttGGCTATTTGAagttttttgacatttttcgaAATTTTGCTAATAATTTCTAATACAtaatatatagaagtatatacaACAGTATATAGAGTTAATGTGTTGTATTGTGCAATTGTGGGTACCGTGGGATGGATATGAATATGGGGTGGCAGATATCAGGCGTCTAAGACTTCGTGCCCACCACTTTCCCACAACATATAGCGGATAACAATTTCAGTTTTCATACCAATATACACCCACTGCCCAACCAATTAATAGCcgattaaaatatgaaaaggggtgttgtcagcaaataatatacaaagtgTTGTGCGACAACGGAAGCAATTTcgttgaacaataatgaaacaataagaaaattcaatgcaaaataaaaaattgacacgagaaatttaacgtggttcactatcaatgtgatagctacatccaccggcaccaaaatcaaatgatttcactatgatcgcaaagaattacaagatgaatcaatcacactcacaaattaatGACTCtctgtgatctctctcaattttgtGAATCATCCTGTATTAATCCTaaaatgggagtttatatactaatgcccaataaaaggaagttattacataataaacacaaagt
This region includes:
- the LOC130821164 gene encoding uncharacterized protein LOC130821164 isoform X2, with translation MATTTSTTEEKQPNNDGTVKEGSNLLGAPSFQQLENGRFKCVETGHELPEHAKDSYSQSKRCRIGLIDFALANSKPPLNMFKQDPLNRSKLICKLTGDTINKSEEHIWKHISGKRFFNKLEQMENGELPGDGEVEKKDEVKGKDDLEGKENGTKKKSKKEKKKKKKKENGKNKEEIISEMRDSPCNSDSEENDFWMPPVGERWDFDDGRDRWGSDSESGDHHDEDDRAGIEDEEASAELSSRTKRMSIEIGSSSFASRKKKSKTKSP
- the LOC130821164 gene encoding uncharacterized protein LOC130821164 isoform X1; the encoded protein is MATTTSTTEEKQPNNDGTVKEGSNLLGAPSFQQLENGRFKCVETGHELPEHAKDSYSQSKRCRIGLIDFALANSKPPLNMFKQDPLNRSKLICKLTGDTINKSEEHIWKHISGKRFFNKLEQMENGELPGDGEVEKKDEVKGKDDLEGKENGTKKKSKKEKKKKKKKENGKNKEEIISEMRDSPCNSDSEENDFWMPPVGERWDFDDGRDRWGSDSESGDHHDEDDRAGIEDEEASAELSSRYVLVLCFGTNSWFLLVHTLPCRTKRMSIEIGSSSFASRKKKSKTKSP
- the LOC130821166 gene encoding uncharacterized protein At3g52155, chloroplastic isoform X1, producing MDAAFSCMLLRSSLCPTFSASLVPGPIIHKKAKHMPYLSLTIDNAEGSALDKTPSASVTRRLILLRHAESSWNKYSLRDHDRPLSKTGRADAADVSFKLQNMGWVPQLILCSDARRTRETLSVMQERVKGFLQAAVHFIPSFYSVAAMDGQTAEHLQQMICKFSSDDILTVIHKFYRCMGHNKGWEEAASTFTGSVVELKTCNAALLEATGKSWEEAFEQAGVGGWKLQGLVKPNSSLENYAPT
- the LOC130821166 gene encoding uncharacterized protein At3g52155, chloroplastic isoform X2, producing the protein MDAAFSCMLLRSSLCPTFSASLVPGPIIHKKAKHMPYLSLTIDNAEGSALDKTPSASVTRRLILLRHAESSWNKYSLRDHDRPLSKTGRADAADVSFKLQNMGWVPQLILCSDARRTRETLSVMQERVKGFLQAAVHFIPSFYSVAAMDGQTAEHLQQMICKFSSDDILTVMCMGHNKGWEEAASTFTGSVVELKTCNAALLEATGKSWEEAFEQAGVGGWKLQGLVKPNSSLENYAPT